The Terriglobales bacterium nucleotide sequence GAATCTCTGTATTTCAATAGTTCACTGCGGGGCGCCTTCACCCGCTCATGATGACAAGCAAAGCGATCATCTTGACTGAGGCAGGCGGATAGGCAAGTTCTGCTTCTGCGTTTGCTCGTCCTGGATGTGTACAGTGGTGGTGGCCCGAGCCGTGCTGGCGGCGCTCACGGTAACGCTTTGCGTGATCGAGCCGGGCGCGCCGAATTCATTGATGACCTGCTCGGTCACCGAAAACGTTCCTGAAGTGGGGAACGTGTGAACCACGCCAGGGACGAATGCGGGCGAGTTGCCATCTGAGAACGTCCAGCGATAAGCATTGACGAAACGATTGGGAGCTTGCCAGTTCGCGCCGCACAGCAGCACGGTATTGGCCCCGACCTGCGGCAGCGGTGTTACCTGGATTGCAGGCACAGGCGCAGGATCTCCTGGCTCGGCGCTAGCGTCGGCCGCATTCGAAGCTGTGGCGCCCGTCGCGTCAACCGCCTGTATTTCAACATGCTGGTTGCCAGAGTAGATCTTTAGCGGCGTATTCAGTACGTCCATGTCGCTGGCATAGATCTGCGTGCCGGAGACCAGGACATTCATTTGCTTGATGGGGTTTGCCATATCGGCCGATCCCACGAAATTGGGAGTGGGCCAGTTCACAACACTTCCGGAAGTGGGGGAGAAGATCGTTACTCCAGCCGCGGTGCCTTTGGCGGAAACGCGTTGAATGGCTACCGAGGATGCTCCAGCGTTATCGACGACAGTGGCAGTGATGTCGTAAGTGCCCACGCTCTGGTAGGTATGGGTCGCGCTAGGACCCGCGGCTGCAGCGGTGCCATCTCCGAAATCGATCGTGGAGCTTGCGAGTGAGCCGTCAGGATCGGTGGATCCGGCAGTTGAGACCGTGATGGTGAGCGGCTGCGGCTGCGAGACCGCGATGTTAACCACCGGCGGCTGATCACCGGCGCGGAACGCGATTGCGGGCGACATTTTGTTCTGAATACTTGGACGGCCTACAGCCTTTATGAACAACGTCGTGGATGTAAGGTTGAAAGAACTGAGGTCGAGCGAGTGCGTGCCGACCGGTACATCCGCGAGCTTGGCGAGGTTCTGCCCGTCGGCACTGGAAAAGACAGTGTAGTGATCGATGGTGCTTTCAGGCCCGCCGCCAACACTCCAGCTGAGTTGATTTCCGGAGATGCTGGGCTGAAGGAAGACACAATTATCAATGCCGGTCTCGATGGCTGTGCCTTCGTCATAGTCATTCCAGGTCACGATCTGAAGCGCTGGCAACTGCGAACTGCTGGAATAGAACTTCCCAATCTCGCCGAAGGTGTCGAGCCAGGTCTGGCCGCAGCGCGAATGCACGAATCGGTCGATTCCCCAGGGAGCCAGCGAGTCGTTAAAGCCTCGATAGACGGAACCAACCACGAAGCGGCCGGCTGCACTTGTCTTATAGAAGGCGTCCTGCGCCCCGAGCGCGGGATCGAATGGGTTGGGTGATGCGGGATGGAACGGGTCGGCGTTGGTATCTTCCCATTGAAATGCGCCGTCGCTGATGGGCCGAGTGAGGCCATCAACGCCGCGAAACAGCAACATGGGGTCATTGGCGACCTTGGAGCGAACCTGATTCCAATCGACGTAGTAGGCGTCTACGCCAAACATGAAGATCACTGGGCGGCCGTTGACGCGCAGATATGCCGAGGAAGGGACAAACTGCGTATTGATGTAATTCAGATCGTCGAGAAGCTGAGCCGTGACATCGCAGCCATTGGCCTTGGCGGCATCGAACAGGGCGCCGGCATCTTCCGTGACGGCGAACTGGAATCCGGAATGCGCTTCGGCTTCGGTGCGCAGAGCCATAGCGGTACCGTTGACGACGCTCTCATTGGGACCGAACCAATCGAGGATGGCGCCCTGGATCCCGCGACTTACCATGTCTTCGACCTGCCGGTGCACCTGGGCCTGATCGTTGGACTTATAGCCAACATCCATGTGTCCGGATTCGCCGAACCAACCCAACAGGTGTGCGTAGATCTGGGTGGTTGATCCGCTGTAGAGCAGCGAGTGCGAGTCCACTTTGCTGACGTTGGTGGGCTTCGGCAGTCCGTTTAGCGGCGGGGCAAATGTATCGCTGGCGCTGGAGTTGTTGGCGGTTTCTGCCTGCAAAGTTGTGGTAGAGGCCGGACCGCTTGCGGGCGGTGGATTCGATGGGGTCGAGGGGCCAGCATTGTCGGCGGGCTCTAGCGTTCCGTGACTACTGCCGCAGGCGGTGAGAAGGGCGAGAAATATTAACAGCAGGAGCAAATATAAGAGCACGAGCAGACAGCGTACGTAGTCGCGAGTCAGGCGCAAAATATCCTTCGACCTAATAACCGGGCCTGGTCCCGGAAATTCCTTTCGCCAGTGGGCATAAAGATGCGAAGCGTGACTTTGAGTTGTCCGCCTAAGGGTAGATTATTACTGGCCTAAGACCTGATGCTGAGTGGCATGGCGCCGGACAGAACAGCAGATTCTCGTCGAACTATGTGCTCCTCGTGATGACAACGGAGGTCGAGAAAAAACACCGGGCGCGTGGCTCAGGATCACAGCCTCTACGCTCAGGGGTTTTAAACTCTAACCTCCAAATTCCAAGGCCCAACTTGTTAGGGGGTTTTGTACAGCTTGCGGTAGACGGTTACGTTGCGCAGGATGGCTTGCACGTATTCGCGGGTTTCGGTGAAGGGAATGGACTCGACGAACTCCTGCGGGTCGCGATAGTGGCCGTCGGCGAGCCAGGATTCTACGCGATCGGTGCCTGCGTTATAAGCGGCGAGAGCGTACTCGAGGCGGCCTCCGAATTTATCCACCAGGTCTTTGAAGTAGCGCGTGCCCATCTGCAGGTTGGTTTGTGGCACCAGCAATTGTTCCGCGCGAAAATGCCGAATCTTCATCGACCTCGCCATGCTACGCCCGGTTCCCGGCAACAATTGCATCAGGCCGATAGCGTTGGCGTGTGAGACTGCGCCAGGATTGAATTCCGATTCCTGCCTGACGAGCGAAGCTACCAAAAAGGGATCGAGGCCGTTTTGCACCGAATAGCGCTTCAGGTCGGTCCAGTAAGGACGTGGAAACAAGATCTCCCAGTAGGGCCGCGGCAGCTGGTCAAATTGCATGGCGAAATAAGTGGGGATCTGCCGCTTCATATAATTGAGTGAGCGATGGTAAGCTCCGCTGTCCTGATAGATCTCGGCGATCTTACCAATCGCCCAGGTCTGGCCGCCGCTAGCGGCTGCCTGCAATTCGCGAACGGCGAAGTCCACCATGCCGCCATTCTCCAGCAACTTGGCTTTCTCGACGCGGAGATCGTCGGCCGGTGGCGAATCGAAATAGTTCGTGCTCACCCGCAGCGGGGGGATCTGGACGAGGGTGACATCGGGGGTGGGATCACCATCACCGAGAATGCGCAGGCGATCGCGCGAGCAGTCGGCGTAATAGTAGTTGGGAAAGCGCTCTACCAGCTTGGCGTAGTAAGCGCGGGCTACGGGTGCGTTCTGTTGCTCCTCCGCCATACGAGCGCGCCAGTAGAGAGCGGCGGGTACCTCGGCGGAGTCCGGGTAGTTGGCAAGCTGCTGCTCGAAGGCATGGCTGGCTTCATCATTCCGTCCCTGGCGAAGATTCAGCCAGGCGGATTTCCAGTGGGCGTAATGCGCGACCTTGCCCTTAGGGAAGCGCTCATCCAGTTCGCGGTAATAGTCGATGGCGTGGTCGTAATCACGTTTCAGGAGAAACATGTTGCCGGCGGTCAGCAGAGCTTGTTCCAGCCACGGACTCGTGGGCCCTGCCTGCCGCAGTTGACCGAGGTATTGCAGGAATCCATCATCGTCTCCAGAGTTGTGGGCGATATCGCCGATCAAGTACAGGCGTTGAGCATTCCATTCGCCCGGCGGAAGATTCAAGCTCTCCAGATACGAGCGAGCCTGCTGAGTATCGATATGGCGCAATACTGATCCCAGCGCTACCTGGG carries:
- a CDS encoding transglycosylase SLT domain-containing protein; its protein translation is MARQLLENRSPAAYAGVEAYARNHAADDAGMLANLVLGYAHILDRDYAKALPALKKSQPRADELADYVAYFTAMSKGAQGDATGVISSLQDFDQKYPNSIFSRDASVIYSSALVVEQRPDEAVAVLLQHRSPPRADVELALGRAYLKAGNPEKGWESLRLVYYTMPIAAEADAAGTELQSSAAPAASIADRKTRADLLAQGKRYRDAAAEYRSLQSDATTPDLQYATQVALGSVLRHIDTQQARSYLESLNLPPGEWNAQRLYLIGDIAHNSGDDDGFLQYLGQLRQAGPTSPWLEQALLTAGNMFLLKRDYDHAIDYYRELDERFPKGKVAHYAHWKSAWLNLRQGRNDEASHAFEQQLANYPDSAEVPAALYWRARMAEEQQNAPVARAYYAKLVERFPNYYYADCSRDRLRILGDGDPTPDVTLVQIPPLRVSTNYFDSPPADDLRVEKAKLLENGGMVDFAVRELQAAASGGQTWAIGKIAEIYQDSGAYHRSLNYMKRQIPTYFAMQFDQLPRPYWEILFPRPYWTDLKRYSVQNGLDPFLVASLVRQESEFNPGAVSHANAIGLMQLLPGTGRSMARSMKIRHFRAEQLLVPQTNLQMGTRYFKDLVDKFGGRLEYALAAYNAGTDRVESWLADGHYRDPQEFVESIPFTETREYVQAILRNVTVYRKLYKTP
- a CDS encoding PKD domain-containing protein, coding for MRLTRDYVRCLLVLLYLLLLLIFLALLTACGSSHGTLEPADNAGPSTPSNPPPASGPASTTTLQAETANNSSASDTFAPPLNGLPKPTNVSKVDSHSLLYSGSTTQIYAHLLGWFGESGHMDVGYKSNDQAQVHRQVEDMVSRGIQGAILDWFGPNESVVNGTAMALRTEAEAHSGFQFAVTEDAGALFDAAKANGCDVTAQLLDDLNYINTQFVPSSAYLRVNGRPVIFMFGVDAYYVDWNQVRSKVANDPMLLFRGVDGLTRPISDGAFQWEDTNADPFHPASPNPFDPALGAQDAFYKTSAAGRFVVGSVYRGFNDSLAPWGIDRFVHSRCGQTWLDTFGEIGKFYSSSSQLPALQIVTWNDYDEGTAIETGIDNCVFLQPSISGNQLSWSVGGGPESTIDHYTVFSSADGQNLAKLADVPVGTHSLDLSSFNLTSTTLFIKAVGRPSIQNKMSPAIAFRAGDQPPVVNIAVSQPQPLTITVSTAGSTDPDGSLASSTIDFGDGTAAAAGPSATHTYQSVGTYDITATVVDNAGASSVAIQRVSAKGTAAGVTIFSPTSGSVVNWPTPNFVGSADMANPIKQMNVLVSGTQIYASDMDVLNTPLKIYSGNQHVEIQAVDATGATASNAADASAEPGDPAPVPAIQVTPLPQVGANTVLLCGANWQAPNRFVNAYRWTFSDGNSPAFVPGVVHTFPTSGTFSVTEQVINEFGAPGSITQSVTVSAASTARATTTVHIQDEQTQKQNLPIRLPQSR